The following proteins are encoded in a genomic region of Pseudomonas sp. Os17:
- a CDS encoding lysozyme inhibitor LprI family protein: MRAILFLALAPLLLAPLAQADECDSATTQTDMNQCAGRQFQAADKQLNNLYQQINLRLKDQPQAKKLLVSAQRAWVAFRDAECEFSSSGVEGGSVYPLVHSNCVTALTKARVENFKTYLKCQEGDLSCPVPGL, from the coding sequence ATGCGTGCGATCCTGTTCCTGGCCCTTGCGCCGCTGCTGCTCGCCCCGTTGGCCCAGGCCGACGAGTGCGACAGTGCCACCACCCAGACCGACATGAACCAGTGCGCCGGCCGGCAATTCCAGGCGGCCGACAAGCAACTGAACAACCTCTACCAGCAGATCAACCTGCGCCTGAAAGACCAGCCACAGGCCAAGAAACTGCTGGTCAGTGCACAACGGGCCTGGGTGGCGTTCCGGGATGCCGAGTGCGAATTCTCGTCCTCGGGGGTCGAAGGTGGCAGCGTGTATCCGCTGGTCCATAGCAACTGCGTCACGGCCTTGACCAAGGCCCGGGTGGAAAACTTCAAGACCTACCTCAAGTGCCAGGAAGGCGATTTGAGCTGCCCGGTACCGGGCCTCTAG
- a CDS encoding GFA family protein — protein sequence MQAAQRQQPARPLNGSCLCRGVQYQVERLDMPIGHCHCQTCRKAHAAAFASTAGVMREHFRWTRGQELLRAFESSPGKLRHFCSVCGSHLLAERPGQPHVILRVATLDDDPGQTPQVHIWTAHDVPWLAHEALERWPEWQPSRD from the coding sequence CTGCAGGCCGCCCAGCGCCAACAACCGGCCCGGCCCCTCAACGGCAGTTGCCTGTGCCGGGGCGTGCAATACCAGGTCGAGCGCCTGGACATGCCCATCGGCCATTGTCACTGCCAGACCTGCCGCAAGGCCCATGCCGCGGCCTTCGCCTCCACCGCCGGGGTCATGCGCGAACATTTTCGCTGGACCCGGGGCCAGGAGCTGCTGCGTGCGTTCGAATCGTCGCCGGGCAAGCTGCGGCACTTCTGCTCGGTGTGCGGTTCTCATCTGCTGGCCGAGCGACCGGGCCAGCCCCATGTGATCCTGCGGGTGGCGACCCTGGACGATGATCCGGGGCAAACCCCGCAGGTGCATATCTGGACCGCCCACGATGTGCCCTGGCTGGCCCACGAGGCGCTGGAGCGCTGGCCCGAATGGCAACCCAGCCGCGACTAG